A genome region from Musa acuminata AAA Group cultivar baxijiao chromosome BXJ3-5, Cavendish_Baxijiao_AAA, whole genome shotgun sequence includes the following:
- the LOC103986512 gene encoding uncharacterized protein LOC103986512 isoform X2, whose product MDVSPSSFGDALATGDCLAATWDYHEIFLQQTIEDLKHKLTCTNMELEALRTNAHEELQKAKESNQQLIELLELRTSERDEARNQLQLLLNQIGQPSLAGLPRVLPL is encoded by the exons ATGGATGTGAGTCCGTCGTCTTTTGGAGACGCTTTGGCTACGGGCGACTGCTTGGCTGCTACCTGGGATTATCACGAG ATCTTTCTCCAGCAGACGATCGAGGACTTGAAGCACAAGCTCACCTGCACCAACATGGAATTGGAGGCGCTGCGGACCAACGCCCACGAAGAGCTGCAGAAAGCCAAGGAAAGCAACCAGCAATTGATCGAACTCCTCGAGCTACGAACCTCCGAGAGAGACGAAGCGAGAAACCAGCTGCAGCTCCTGCTGAACCAGATCGGACAACCGAGCCTCGCCGGTCTCCCTCGAGTGCTTCccct